Proteins from a genomic interval of Diprion similis isolate iyDipSimi1 chromosome 10, iyDipSimi1.1, whole genome shotgun sequence:
- the LOC124411735 gene encoding arfGAP with SH3 domain, ANK repeat and PH domain-containing protein isoform X1, whose amino-acid sequence MPGLIAVGEFVDETKEDYSSPTTSTFVSRMPQCRQTITSLEETLDFDRDGLTKLKKAIKAIHNSGNAHVDNEVYLGRALEKLGDAALKEQEPDIGAAFLKFAVVTKELSALMKTLMQNINNIVMFPLDSVLKGDLRGVKGDLKRPFEKAWKDYEAKYAKIEKEKKQHAKEAGFIRIEVTPAEIADEMEKERRMFQLQMCEVRTFYSGRLIVRLIYLIKVNEIKTKKGIELLQHLVEYYHAQTNYFQDGLKTIEHFGSYVADLSVKLQKIRQTQDEERKRLTELRSLLRNSGCDKEMNVNASVGYSLHQLQGDKQHGVTRSGHLLKKSEGKMRRVWQKRRCAVQAEGFLDICHADENKPPTRVNLLTCQIKLVPDDKRGFDLISYNRTYHFQAEDEADQRAWMSVLVNCKERALLRAFDASGKAEAGQGNPSLVELQQAVIRCVTRLPGNDHCCDCSSQNDATWLSTNFGIIVCIECSGIHRDLGVHISRIQSLTLDNVGTAQLLLARHMTNQSFNEVMEATLHHNLKPTPTSTMEERYEFIRAKYVEKRYVMSTCADERDLLSDLEHAVNNRDLQQLLQVFAENLDLSAPLPTSDIGETALHLAILREMGNSLHLVDFLVQNMHAGSIDRTTTEGESALHLSARHDRAEAMKLLLRAGADPMLRNKQEKTPLDIAQEMGHHTCKELLSHALQRQKTLFDNVNIDWNLSHDEGSTDFSDDDTIIEDRNGCSTPEKKSRSRPPSYAGGGSGGPGDSPQTLRSRSSTCGSLQGGSSPSSSNRQQMPPPPPPQSRKPLVTVTSSAIASSDIGIVAAGNVHGSLKKRVAPPPPAALIGTAGSNLVPSHYGTLPSSGTSTSSHSRTTSEPILAGHTLHTLPSSLNALNTQHHLHHKRSPSGDSSSSTAHGVEKVSTLQRPRNPPPPAPGQNAQHTTRLSNGRSSESLTSLCSEHALGNPVPPPRKRREQRSGIERRTEESSSSSSSSLLSNITINLNPPYLFYSLQPTSPGGGSGTGGSVSMGGLRRCRALYDCEADNEDELSFREGEVIVVTNEHTDDDNWMEGALERQPDRRGMFPISFVHMLQE is encoded by the exons ctcacgtAGACAACGAGGTGTACCTCGGTCGTGCACTGGAGAAACTTGGGGACGCGGCATTGAAGGAACAGGAACCGGATATCGGCGCTGCCTTCCTTAAGTTCGCTGTTGTCACCAAGGAACTCAGCGCACTGATGAAGACATTG ATGCAGAATATCAACAATATCGTGATGTTCCCTTTGGACTCGGTGCTGAAGGGTGACCTCAGAGGTGTCAAGGGGGACCTGAAACGCCCGTTCGAGAAAGCTTGGAAAGACTACGAGGCGAAATACGCCAAGattgagaaagagaagaagcagCATGCCAAAGAGGCCGGATTTATACGGATCGAAGTGACGCCGGCGGAAATCGCCGATGAAATGGAGAAGGAACGACGAATGTTTCAACTTCAGATGTGCGAGGTTCGAACTTTTTACTCTGGTcggcttattgttagacttatt TACCTCATCAAAGTCAACGAGATAAAAACTAAGAAAGGGATCGAACTGCTTCAGCATCTCGTAGAGTATTATCACGCTCAAACGAA TTACTTTCAAGACGGCCTGAAGACCATAGAACATTTCGGTTCATACGTAGCGGATCTCAGCGTTAAATTACAGAAGATCAGGCAGACTCAGGACGAGGAACGAAAACGATTGACCGAGCTCAGGAGTTTACTGAGAAATTCCGGCTGTGACAAAGAG ATGAACGTGAACGCGAGTGTCGGCTACTCGTTGCACCAGCTTCAAGGCGACAAGCAGCACGGCGTTACGCGGTCAGGTCACTTGCTGAAAAAGAGCGAGGGAAAGATGCGTCGCGTATGGCAGAAGCGTCGGTGCGCTGTGCAGGCAGAGGGTTTCCTCGACATATGTCATGCAGATGAAAACAAACCGCCAACTAGAGTCAACTTGCTAACGTGCCAAATAAAACTTGTTCCCGACGACAAGCGGGGATTTGATCTGATAAGCT ACAACCGGACGTATCACTTCCAGGCTGAGGATGAGGCAGATCAGCGTGCCTGGATGTCGGTGTTGGTGAACTGCAAAGAACGAGCCTTGCTCAGGGCTTTTGACGCTAGCGGCAAAGCTGAGGCGGGCCAGGGAAATCCCAGCCTGGTCGAACTTCAACAGGCCGTTATTAGATGCGTCACTCGGCTACCAGGGAACGACCATTGCTGCGATTGTTCCTCTCAGAACG ATGCTACGTGGTTGTCAACAAATTTCGGGATAATCGTCTGCATCGAATGTAGCGGTATTCACAGGGATCTCGGTGTTCATATATCGCGGATACAATCGTTGACTCTGGACAATGTCGGGACGGCGCAGCTATTGCTTGCACGTCACATGACCAATCAGTCGTTCAACGAAGTAATGGAAGCCACGCTGCATCACAATCTGAAACCCACCCCAACCTCGACAAT GGAAGAGAGGTACGAATTCATACGCGCCAAGTATGTCGAGAAGAGATACGTTATGAGCACATGCGCCGACGAACGTGATCTTCTGTCGGACTTGGAACATGCAGTGAACAACAGGGACCTACAACAGTTACTACAAGTATTTGCCGAAAACTTAGATCTATCGGCGCCGCTTCCTACTTCG GATATCGGTGAGACGGCACTCCACCTGGCGATACTGCGCGAAATGGGAAACAGCCTGCACCTGGTCGATTTTCTCGTTCAAAATATGCACGCCGGCAGCATCGACAGAACTACAACCGAGGGTGAATCGGCACTCCATCTATCCGCAAGGCACGACAGAGCCGAGGCGATGAAGCTCCTCCTCAGGGCCGGAGCCGATCCAATGCTGAGGAACAAGCAAGAAAAGACACCGCTTGATATTGCACAGGAAATGGGGCATCACACATGTAAAGAACTG CTCAGCCATGCTCTTCAGAGGCAGAAAACGTTGTTTGATAATGTGAATATAGACTGGAACTTGTCGCATGACGAAGGCTCGACCGATTTTTCTGACGATGATACGATCATCGAAGACAGA AACGGATGTTCGACACCAGAGAAGAAATCGCGTAGCAGACCGCCGTCATACGCCGGGGGTGGAAGTGGAGGACCAGGAGATTCACCCCAGACCTTGCGAAGTCGAAGCAGTACATGCGGAAGTCTGCAGGGTGGTTCGTCGCCTAGTTCGTCGAATAGGCAACAAATGCCACCGCCACCACCACCGCAGAGTCGGAAACCCCTCGTCACCG TTACGTCTTCTGCAATCGCATCGTCGGACATCGGGATTGTAGCTGCAGGCAACGTTCACGGGTCATTGAAGAAACGCGTCGCGCCTCCTCCGCCCGCGGCGTTGATTGGGACAGCCGGCTCGAATCTCGTACCTTCCCACTACGGCACCCTACCGTCTTCCGGAACTTCGACTTCCTCCCACAGTCGGACAACCAGCGAGCCGATTCTGGCCGGTCACACGCTCCATACTCTGCCGAGTTCGTTGAATGCCCTGAACACCCAACACCACCTGCACCACAAGCGGTCCCCCAGTGGCGACTCGTCCTCCTCTACGGCACACG GTGTAGAAAAGGTGTCTACGCTCCAGAGGCCGCGAAACCCGCCCCCGCCGGCACCAGGGCAAAATGCTCAGCACACGACCAGACTGAGCAACGGACGGAGCAGCGAGTCCCTCACATCCTTGTGTTCCGAACATGCGCTGGGTAACCCTGTGCCACCACCGAGAAAG CGAAGGGAGCAGCGATCTGGAATAGAGAGGCGTACCGAGgagtcttcttcttcttcttcctcatcTTTGCTCTCGAATATCACGATCAATCTCAATCCG CCGTATCTGTTTTATTCCCTGCAGCCGACGTCGCCTGGGGGAGGATCCGGAACTGGTGGTTCAGTTTCCATGGGTGGACTTCGGCGGTGTCGCGCTCTCTACGACTGCGAAGCGGACAACGAAGACGAGCTCTCATTTCGCGAGGGCGAAGTAATCGTTGTGACCAACGAGCACACCGACGACGACAACTGGATGGAGGGTGCTCTCGAGCGGCAACCGGACAGACGAGGCATGTTTCCTATAAGCTTTGTCCACATGCTGCAGGAATAA
- the LOC124411735 gene encoding arfGAP with SH3 domain, ANK repeat and PH domain-containing protein isoform X6: MPGLIAVGEFVDETKEDYSSPTTSTFVSRMPQCRQTITSLEETLDFDRDGLTKLKKAIKAIHNSGNAHVDNEVYLGRALEKLGDAALKEQEPDIGAAFLKFAVVTKELSALMKTLMQNINNIVMFPLDSVLKGDLRGVKGDLKRPFEKAWKDYEAKYAKIEKEKKQHAKEAGFIRIEVTPAEIADEMEKERRMFQLQMCEVRTFYSGRLIVRLIYLIKVNEIKTKKGIELLQHLVEYYHAQTNYFQDGLKTIEHFGSYVADLSVKLQKIRQTQDEERKRLTELRSLLRNSGCDKEMNVNASVGYSLHQLQGDKQHGVTRSGHLLKKSEGKMRRVWQKRRCAVQAEGFLDICHADENKPPTRVNLLTCQIKLVPDDKRGFDLISYNRTYHFQAEDEADQRAWMSVLVNCKERALLRAFDASGKAEAGQGNPSLVELQQAVIRCVTRLPGNDHCCDCSSQNDATWLSTNFGIIVCIECSGIHRDLGVHISRIQSLTLDNVGTAQLLLARHMTNQSFNEVMEATLHHNLKPTPTSTMEERYEFIRAKYVEKRYVMSTCADERDLLSDLEHAVNNRDLQQLLQVFAENLDLSAPLPTSDIGETALHLAILREMGNSLHLVDFLVQNMHAGSIDRTTTEGESALHLSARHDRAEAMKLLLRAGADPMLRNKQEKTPLDIAQEMGHHTCKELLSHALQRQKTLFDNVNIDWNLSHDEGSTDFSDDDTIIEDRNGCSTPEKKSRSRPPSYAGGGSGGPGDSPQTLRSRSSTCGSLQGGSSPSSSNRQQMPPPPPPQSRKPLVTGVEKVSTLQRPRNPPPPAPGQNAQHTTRLSNGRSSESLTSLCSEHALGNPVPPPRKRREQRSGIERRTEESSSSSSSSLLSNITINLNPPYLFYSLQPTSPGGGSGTGGSVSMGGLRRCRALYDCEADNEDELSFREGEVIVVTNEHTDDDNWMEGALERQPDRRGMFPISFVHMLQE; encoded by the exons ctcacgtAGACAACGAGGTGTACCTCGGTCGTGCACTGGAGAAACTTGGGGACGCGGCATTGAAGGAACAGGAACCGGATATCGGCGCTGCCTTCCTTAAGTTCGCTGTTGTCACCAAGGAACTCAGCGCACTGATGAAGACATTG ATGCAGAATATCAACAATATCGTGATGTTCCCTTTGGACTCGGTGCTGAAGGGTGACCTCAGAGGTGTCAAGGGGGACCTGAAACGCCCGTTCGAGAAAGCTTGGAAAGACTACGAGGCGAAATACGCCAAGattgagaaagagaagaagcagCATGCCAAAGAGGCCGGATTTATACGGATCGAAGTGACGCCGGCGGAAATCGCCGATGAAATGGAGAAGGAACGACGAATGTTTCAACTTCAGATGTGCGAGGTTCGAACTTTTTACTCTGGTcggcttattgttagacttatt TACCTCATCAAAGTCAACGAGATAAAAACTAAGAAAGGGATCGAACTGCTTCAGCATCTCGTAGAGTATTATCACGCTCAAACGAA TTACTTTCAAGACGGCCTGAAGACCATAGAACATTTCGGTTCATACGTAGCGGATCTCAGCGTTAAATTACAGAAGATCAGGCAGACTCAGGACGAGGAACGAAAACGATTGACCGAGCTCAGGAGTTTACTGAGAAATTCCGGCTGTGACAAAGAG ATGAACGTGAACGCGAGTGTCGGCTACTCGTTGCACCAGCTTCAAGGCGACAAGCAGCACGGCGTTACGCGGTCAGGTCACTTGCTGAAAAAGAGCGAGGGAAAGATGCGTCGCGTATGGCAGAAGCGTCGGTGCGCTGTGCAGGCAGAGGGTTTCCTCGACATATGTCATGCAGATGAAAACAAACCGCCAACTAGAGTCAACTTGCTAACGTGCCAAATAAAACTTGTTCCCGACGACAAGCGGGGATTTGATCTGATAAGCT ACAACCGGACGTATCACTTCCAGGCTGAGGATGAGGCAGATCAGCGTGCCTGGATGTCGGTGTTGGTGAACTGCAAAGAACGAGCCTTGCTCAGGGCTTTTGACGCTAGCGGCAAAGCTGAGGCGGGCCAGGGAAATCCCAGCCTGGTCGAACTTCAACAGGCCGTTATTAGATGCGTCACTCGGCTACCAGGGAACGACCATTGCTGCGATTGTTCCTCTCAGAACG ATGCTACGTGGTTGTCAACAAATTTCGGGATAATCGTCTGCATCGAATGTAGCGGTATTCACAGGGATCTCGGTGTTCATATATCGCGGATACAATCGTTGACTCTGGACAATGTCGGGACGGCGCAGCTATTGCTTGCACGTCACATGACCAATCAGTCGTTCAACGAAGTAATGGAAGCCACGCTGCATCACAATCTGAAACCCACCCCAACCTCGACAAT GGAAGAGAGGTACGAATTCATACGCGCCAAGTATGTCGAGAAGAGATACGTTATGAGCACATGCGCCGACGAACGTGATCTTCTGTCGGACTTGGAACATGCAGTGAACAACAGGGACCTACAACAGTTACTACAAGTATTTGCCGAAAACTTAGATCTATCGGCGCCGCTTCCTACTTCG GATATCGGTGAGACGGCACTCCACCTGGCGATACTGCGCGAAATGGGAAACAGCCTGCACCTGGTCGATTTTCTCGTTCAAAATATGCACGCCGGCAGCATCGACAGAACTACAACCGAGGGTGAATCGGCACTCCATCTATCCGCAAGGCACGACAGAGCCGAGGCGATGAAGCTCCTCCTCAGGGCCGGAGCCGATCCAATGCTGAGGAACAAGCAAGAAAAGACACCGCTTGATATTGCACAGGAAATGGGGCATCACACATGTAAAGAACTG CTCAGCCATGCTCTTCAGAGGCAGAAAACGTTGTTTGATAATGTGAATATAGACTGGAACTTGTCGCATGACGAAGGCTCGACCGATTTTTCTGACGATGATACGATCATCGAAGACAGA AACGGATGTTCGACACCAGAGAAGAAATCGCGTAGCAGACCGCCGTCATACGCCGGGGGTGGAAGTGGAGGACCAGGAGATTCACCCCAGACCTTGCGAAGTCGAAGCAGTACATGCGGAAGTCTGCAGGGTGGTTCGTCGCCTAGTTCGTCGAATAGGCAACAAATGCCACCGCCACCACCACCGCAGAGTCGGAAACCCCTCGTCACCG GTGTAGAAAAGGTGTCTACGCTCCAGAGGCCGCGAAACCCGCCCCCGCCGGCACCAGGGCAAAATGCTCAGCACACGACCAGACTGAGCAACGGACGGAGCAGCGAGTCCCTCACATCCTTGTGTTCCGAACATGCGCTGGGTAACCCTGTGCCACCACCGAGAAAG CGAAGGGAGCAGCGATCTGGAATAGAGAGGCGTACCGAGgagtcttcttcttcttcttcctcatcTTTGCTCTCGAATATCACGATCAATCTCAATCCG CCGTATCTGTTTTATTCCCTGCAGCCGACGTCGCCTGGGGGAGGATCCGGAACTGGTGGTTCAGTTTCCATGGGTGGACTTCGGCGGTGTCGCGCTCTCTACGACTGCGAAGCGGACAACGAAGACGAGCTCTCATTTCGCGAGGGCGAAGTAATCGTTGTGACCAACGAGCACACCGACGACGACAACTGGATGGAGGGTGCTCTCGAGCGGCAACCGGACAGACGAGGCATGTTTCCTATAAGCTTTGTCCACATGCTGCAGGAATAA
- the LOC124411735 gene encoding arfGAP with SH3 domain, ANK repeat and PH domain-containing protein isoform X2 has protein sequence MPGLIAVGEFVDETKEDYSSPTTSTFVSRMPQCRQTITSLEETLDFDRDGLTKLKKAIKAIHNSGNAHVDNEVYLGRALEKLGDAALKEQEPDIGAAFLKFAVVTKELSALMKTLMQNINNIVMFPLDSVLKGDLRGVKGDLKRPFEKAWKDYEAKYAKIEKEKKQHAKEAGFIRIEVTPAEIADEMEKERRMFQLQMCEVRTFYSGRLIVRLIYLIKVNEIKTKKGIELLQHLVEYYHAQTNYFQDGLKTIEHFGSYVADLSVKLQKIRQTQDEERKRLTELRSLLRNSGCDKEMNVNASVGYSLHQLQGDKQHGVTRSGHLLKKSEGKMRRVWQKRRCAVQAEGFLDICHADENKPPTRVNLLTCQIKLVPDDKRGFDLISYNRTYHFQAEDEADQRAWMSVLVNCKERALLRAFDASGKAEAGQGNPSLVELQQAVIRCVTRLPGNDHCCDCSSQNDATWLSTNFGIIVCIECSGIHRDLGVHISRIQSLTLDNVGTAQLLLARHMTNQSFNEVMEATLHHNLKPTPTSTMEERYEFIRAKYVEKRYVMSTCADERDLLSDLEHAVNNRDLQQLLQVFAENLDLSAPLPTSDIGETALHLAILREMGNSLHLVDFLVQNMHAGSIDRTTTEGESALHLSARHDRAEAMKLLLRAGADPMLRNKQEKTPLDIAQEMGHHTCKELLSHALQRQKTLFDNVNIDWNLSHDEGSTDFSDDDTIIEDRNGCSTPEKKSRSRPPSYAGGGSGGPGDSPQTLRSRSSTCGSLQGGSSPSSSNRQQMPPPPPPQSRKPLVTVTSSAIASSDIGIVAAGNVHGSLKKRVAPPPPAALIGTAGSNLVPSHYGTLPSSGTSTSSHSRTTSEPILAGHTLHTLPSSLNALNTQHHLHHKRSPSGDSSSSTAHGVEKVSTLQRPRNPPPPAPGQNAQHTTRLSNGRSSESLTSLCSEHALGNPVPPPRKRREQRSGIERRTEESSSSSSSSLLSNITINLNPPTSPGGGSGTGGSVSMGGLRRCRALYDCEADNEDELSFREGEVIVVTNEHTDDDNWMEGALERQPDRRGMFPISFVHMLQE, from the exons ctcacgtAGACAACGAGGTGTACCTCGGTCGTGCACTGGAGAAACTTGGGGACGCGGCATTGAAGGAACAGGAACCGGATATCGGCGCTGCCTTCCTTAAGTTCGCTGTTGTCACCAAGGAACTCAGCGCACTGATGAAGACATTG ATGCAGAATATCAACAATATCGTGATGTTCCCTTTGGACTCGGTGCTGAAGGGTGACCTCAGAGGTGTCAAGGGGGACCTGAAACGCCCGTTCGAGAAAGCTTGGAAAGACTACGAGGCGAAATACGCCAAGattgagaaagagaagaagcagCATGCCAAAGAGGCCGGATTTATACGGATCGAAGTGACGCCGGCGGAAATCGCCGATGAAATGGAGAAGGAACGACGAATGTTTCAACTTCAGATGTGCGAGGTTCGAACTTTTTACTCTGGTcggcttattgttagacttatt TACCTCATCAAAGTCAACGAGATAAAAACTAAGAAAGGGATCGAACTGCTTCAGCATCTCGTAGAGTATTATCACGCTCAAACGAA TTACTTTCAAGACGGCCTGAAGACCATAGAACATTTCGGTTCATACGTAGCGGATCTCAGCGTTAAATTACAGAAGATCAGGCAGACTCAGGACGAGGAACGAAAACGATTGACCGAGCTCAGGAGTTTACTGAGAAATTCCGGCTGTGACAAAGAG ATGAACGTGAACGCGAGTGTCGGCTACTCGTTGCACCAGCTTCAAGGCGACAAGCAGCACGGCGTTACGCGGTCAGGTCACTTGCTGAAAAAGAGCGAGGGAAAGATGCGTCGCGTATGGCAGAAGCGTCGGTGCGCTGTGCAGGCAGAGGGTTTCCTCGACATATGTCATGCAGATGAAAACAAACCGCCAACTAGAGTCAACTTGCTAACGTGCCAAATAAAACTTGTTCCCGACGACAAGCGGGGATTTGATCTGATAAGCT ACAACCGGACGTATCACTTCCAGGCTGAGGATGAGGCAGATCAGCGTGCCTGGATGTCGGTGTTGGTGAACTGCAAAGAACGAGCCTTGCTCAGGGCTTTTGACGCTAGCGGCAAAGCTGAGGCGGGCCAGGGAAATCCCAGCCTGGTCGAACTTCAACAGGCCGTTATTAGATGCGTCACTCGGCTACCAGGGAACGACCATTGCTGCGATTGTTCCTCTCAGAACG ATGCTACGTGGTTGTCAACAAATTTCGGGATAATCGTCTGCATCGAATGTAGCGGTATTCACAGGGATCTCGGTGTTCATATATCGCGGATACAATCGTTGACTCTGGACAATGTCGGGACGGCGCAGCTATTGCTTGCACGTCACATGACCAATCAGTCGTTCAACGAAGTAATGGAAGCCACGCTGCATCACAATCTGAAACCCACCCCAACCTCGACAAT GGAAGAGAGGTACGAATTCATACGCGCCAAGTATGTCGAGAAGAGATACGTTATGAGCACATGCGCCGACGAACGTGATCTTCTGTCGGACTTGGAACATGCAGTGAACAACAGGGACCTACAACAGTTACTACAAGTATTTGCCGAAAACTTAGATCTATCGGCGCCGCTTCCTACTTCG GATATCGGTGAGACGGCACTCCACCTGGCGATACTGCGCGAAATGGGAAACAGCCTGCACCTGGTCGATTTTCTCGTTCAAAATATGCACGCCGGCAGCATCGACAGAACTACAACCGAGGGTGAATCGGCACTCCATCTATCCGCAAGGCACGACAGAGCCGAGGCGATGAAGCTCCTCCTCAGGGCCGGAGCCGATCCAATGCTGAGGAACAAGCAAGAAAAGACACCGCTTGATATTGCACAGGAAATGGGGCATCACACATGTAAAGAACTG CTCAGCCATGCTCTTCAGAGGCAGAAAACGTTGTTTGATAATGTGAATATAGACTGGAACTTGTCGCATGACGAAGGCTCGACCGATTTTTCTGACGATGATACGATCATCGAAGACAGA AACGGATGTTCGACACCAGAGAAGAAATCGCGTAGCAGACCGCCGTCATACGCCGGGGGTGGAAGTGGAGGACCAGGAGATTCACCCCAGACCTTGCGAAGTCGAAGCAGTACATGCGGAAGTCTGCAGGGTGGTTCGTCGCCTAGTTCGTCGAATAGGCAACAAATGCCACCGCCACCACCACCGCAGAGTCGGAAACCCCTCGTCACCG TTACGTCTTCTGCAATCGCATCGTCGGACATCGGGATTGTAGCTGCAGGCAACGTTCACGGGTCATTGAAGAAACGCGTCGCGCCTCCTCCGCCCGCGGCGTTGATTGGGACAGCCGGCTCGAATCTCGTACCTTCCCACTACGGCACCCTACCGTCTTCCGGAACTTCGACTTCCTCCCACAGTCGGACAACCAGCGAGCCGATTCTGGCCGGTCACACGCTCCATACTCTGCCGAGTTCGTTGAATGCCCTGAACACCCAACACCACCTGCACCACAAGCGGTCCCCCAGTGGCGACTCGTCCTCCTCTACGGCACACG GTGTAGAAAAGGTGTCTACGCTCCAGAGGCCGCGAAACCCGCCCCCGCCGGCACCAGGGCAAAATGCTCAGCACACGACCAGACTGAGCAACGGACGGAGCAGCGAGTCCCTCACATCCTTGTGTTCCGAACATGCGCTGGGTAACCCTGTGCCACCACCGAGAAAG CGAAGGGAGCAGCGATCTGGAATAGAGAGGCGTACCGAGgagtcttcttcttcttcttcctcatcTTTGCTCTCGAATATCACGATCAATCTCAATCCG CCGACGTCGCCTGGGGGAGGATCCGGAACTGGTGGTTCAGTTTCCATGGGTGGACTTCGGCGGTGTCGCGCTCTCTACGACTGCGAAGCGGACAACGAAGACGAGCTCTCATTTCGCGAGGGCGAAGTAATCGTTGTGACCAACGAGCACACCGACGACGACAACTGGATGGAGGGTGCTCTCGAGCGGCAACCGGACAGACGAGGCATGTTTCCTATAAGCTTTGTCCACATGCTGCAGGAATAA